The following are encoded together in the Streptomyces sp. NBC_00341 genome:
- a CDS encoding helix-turn-helix domain-containing protein has protein sequence MDTPQITAPSYAQPGGPPGPNDGPRGVTPTSGVIHVNTRHVSGFTVIGNHLAQHHELSLVAIGLAAHIQSLPAGAKVGIKVLTDRFPESEARIAAALRELEAKGYLHRSRVRLPEGRVVTRTVSYNQPGSTDVSKTPAPRPRPAAPPQAAPPNPVQPPAPAPAPAPAPAPAPTAAPSSPLPHPHAPTEGLHRTAATLLADLRRRAPELTLSEGDIRALTPGVATWLERDAHPDTIRHALTADLPVPLKHPAKLLRHRITTRLPAPLPGTADLTAPRRKVVVIPLQNCETCERAFRATEPGHCRDCRTDLPEAA, from the coding sequence ATGGATACCCCGCAGATTACCGCGCCCTCGTACGCCCAGCCCGGCGGTCCCCCCGGCCCCAACGACGGGCCGCGCGGCGTCACACCGACATCCGGTGTCATTCACGTCAACACCCGCCACGTCTCCGGCTTCACGGTCATCGGCAACCACCTCGCCCAGCACCACGAGCTCTCCCTCGTCGCGATCGGGCTGGCCGCGCACATCCAGTCGCTGCCCGCCGGGGCGAAGGTCGGCATCAAGGTGCTCACCGACCGCTTCCCGGAGAGCGAGGCCCGTATCGCCGCCGCCTTACGGGAGTTGGAGGCGAAGGGCTACCTGCACCGCAGCCGCGTACGCCTTCCCGAGGGCCGAGTGGTGACCCGGACGGTCTCGTACAACCAGCCGGGCAGCACCGACGTCTCGAAAACCCCCGCACCACGGCCCCGACCCGCTGCCCCACCGCAAGCGGCACCCCCGAACCCCGTACAGCCGCCCGCTCCCGCTCCCGCCCCCGCACCCGCACCCGCACCCGCTCCCACCGCAGCGCCGTCCTCGCCCCTCCCCCATCCCCACGCGCCCACCGAGGGTCTGCACCGGACGGCTGCCACCCTGCTGGCCGACCTGCGCCGCCGCGCACCCGAGCTCACGCTCTCCGAGGGTGACATCCGCGCACTCACCCCGGGGGTCGCCACCTGGCTCGAACGCGACGCCCACCCCGACACCATCCGGCACGCCCTCACCGCCGACCTCCCCGTCCCCCTGAAACACCCGGCGAAGCTGCTCCGGCACCGGATCACCACCCGCCTCCCGGCACCGCTCCCCGGCACCGCGGACCTCACCGCGCCCCGCCGCAAGGTCGTCGTCATCCCGCTCCAGAACTGCGAGACCTGCGAGCGCGCCTTCCGGGCCACGGAACCGGGGCACTGCCGCGACTGCCGGACCGATCTCCCGGAGGCCGCCTAG